One segment of Rhodanobacter thiooxydans DNA contains the following:
- a CDS encoding glycosyltransferase gives MQKKPIFFDPTGRRASHVSRLALAAAVISTLFVVACAASLFVWPSMVGLHIGEHSRTRHALANVKAAEPELLKPAARLAAEVRARQKLLHPPRTHAGKASGHAPPLSLDKPAGRPLAVAFYVNWDESSYPSLKRGLPTLDWVIPSWMYVSGPDMALHTEIDAKALKLIRSQKPSTPILPLLQNMVNMAWDGPGLARMLADPAVRQERIAQIVAFIDANHFQGVTVDFEDVPPASQKDLKAFLGELKDAFDPHGWGIVLSVPFDDADWDYAGYADIVNFELLMAYDQHWAGKDPGSIAGQGWFEDTLDKRMKVLDPNQVIVAIGSYGYDWSHGKNAEALTFQDAMDRASDAQATIAFDPDTQNPTFSYGEDDGSTHRVWFLDGVTAYNQIHAADDYQPYGYALWRLGSEDPSVWSVLGRPYGTAAPDALRTIGQGEDIDIQGQGEVLEIAAQPSPGARTIEVDKDDGSIDDESYSALPSSYVIRRAGTLPHKIALTFDDGPDAQWTPQILDILKAKHVPATFFIIGASAEMSPKLVQREVAEGHDVGNHTFTHPNLGDTPPGIVSLELNATQRLFEALTGHSMRLFRAPYFGDAEPTTADELVPIGIAQKMGYISVGLHVDSEDWQRPGVDQIVNNVLTQVAASNSERTGQVVLLHDAGGERSQTVAALPRIIDGLRAKGYDFVTVSTLAGLTREQTMPSLPPGSLSRWADRSVFLALGWFGHLIGWLLTTAITLGVARLLLLGGLALFNRWQERRRVIPTLPDDPPLVSVLIPAYNEEKVIVSSIRRILKSRYTNLEVIVVDDGSTDATSAVVREHYASEPRVRLISIPNGGKAHAVNTALRESNGAVVVALDADTQFEPHTISRLVRWFADPKVGAVAGNAKVGNRINLITLWQALEYITAQNLERRALAALGAITVVPGAVGAWRREALEQLGGFPADTLAEDQDLTIAVQKAGYHTLFDAEAIAWTEAPDTARGLARQRFRWAYGTLQCLWKHRDATFNPRYGALGTVALPQVWLFQILFSVVSPLVDLVLVWQIVSTGMDYLQHRAQFDDTNLLRMLAFYAAFMAVDLGASALAFAMEKKEKWSLLWWLVLQRFGYRQLMYYVVVRSVWTAIRGPSVGWGKQERKATVNASEELKS, from the coding sequence ATGCAAAAGAAACCGATTTTCTTCGACCCCACCGGCCGGCGGGCCAGCCACGTCTCGCGGCTGGCGCTGGCCGCCGCGGTGATCAGCACGCTGTTCGTGGTGGCGTGCGCGGCCAGCCTGTTCGTGTGGCCCAGCATGGTCGGCCTGCACATCGGCGAACACAGCCGGACCCGGCACGCGCTGGCCAACGTGAAGGCCGCCGAACCGGAGCTGCTGAAGCCGGCGGCGCGGCTGGCCGCCGAGGTGCGCGCCCGGCAGAAACTGCTGCACCCGCCGCGCACGCATGCCGGCAAGGCTTCCGGGCACGCGCCGCCGCTGTCGCTGGACAAGCCCGCCGGGCGGCCGCTGGCAGTTGCCTTCTACGTCAACTGGGACGAAAGCAGCTACCCGTCGCTGAAGCGCGGCTTGCCCACGCTGGACTGGGTCATCCCCTCGTGGATGTACGTTTCCGGCCCGGACATGGCGTTGCACACCGAGATCGACGCCAAGGCACTGAAGCTGATCCGCTCGCAGAAGCCCTCCACGCCGATCCTGCCGCTGCTGCAGAACATGGTGAACATGGCCTGGGACGGCCCCGGCCTGGCGCGCATGCTGGCCGACCCGGCGGTACGCCAGGAGCGCATCGCGCAGATCGTCGCCTTCATCGACGCCAACCACTTCCAGGGCGTGACCGTCGACTTCGAGGATGTGCCCCCAGCCTCGCAGAAGGATCTGAAGGCCTTCCTCGGCGAGCTCAAGGACGCGTTCGATCCGCATGGCTGGGGCATCGTGCTGTCAGTGCCGTTCGACGATGCCGACTGGGACTACGCCGGCTACGCCGACATCGTGAACTTCGAGCTGCTGATGGCCTACGACCAGCACTGGGCCGGCAAGGACCCCGGCAGCATCGCCGGCCAGGGCTGGTTCGAGGACACGCTCGACAAGCGCATGAAGGTGCTCGACCCGAACCAGGTGATCGTGGCGATCGGCAGCTACGGCTACGACTGGTCGCATGGCAAGAACGCCGAGGCGCTGACCTTCCAGGACGCGATGGATCGCGCCAGCGACGCGCAGGCCACCATTGCGTTCGACCCGGATACGCAGAACCCGACCTTCTCCTACGGCGAGGACGACGGCAGCACGCACCGGGTCTGGTTCCTCGATGGCGTCACCGCCTACAACCAGATCCACGCCGCCGACGACTACCAGCCATACGGCTACGCGCTGTGGCGACTGGGCTCGGAAGACCCCTCGGTGTGGTCGGTGCTGGGGCGCCCCTATGGCACCGCCGCACCGGATGCGCTGCGCACCATCGGCCAGGGCGAGGACATCGACATCCAGGGCCAGGGCGAGGTGCTGGAAATCGCCGCGCAGCCGTCACCCGGCGCACGCACCATCGAGGTCGACAAGGACGACGGCAGCATCGACGACGAGAGCTACAGCGCGCTGCCCAGTTCCTACGTGATCCGCCGCGCCGGCACGCTGCCGCACAAGATCGCGCTGACCTTCGACGACGGCCCGGACGCGCAGTGGACGCCGCAGATCCTCGACATCCTCAAGGCCAAGCACGTGCCGGCGACGTTCTTCATCATCGGTGCCAGCGCCGAGATGTCGCCGAAACTGGTGCAGCGCGAGGTGGCCGAAGGCCACGACGTCGGCAACCACACCTTCACCCACCCCAACCTCGGCGACACCCCGCCCGGCATCGTGTCGCTGGAACTCAACGCCACCCAGCGCCTGTTCGAGGCGCTCACCGGCCACTCGATGCGGCTGTTCCGCGCGCCCTACTTCGGCGATGCCGAACCGACCACCGCCGACGAGCTGGTGCCGATCGGCATCGCGCAGAAGATGGGCTACATCTCGGTCGGCCTGCACGTCGACTCGGAAGACTGGCAGCGCCCCGGCGTGGACCAGATCGTCAACAACGTGCTGACCCAGGTCGCCGCCAGCAATTCCGAGCGCACCGGCCAGGTGGTGCTGCTGCACGACGCCGGCGGCGAACGCTCGCAGACGGTGGCGGCGCTGCCGCGCATCATCGACGGCCTGCGTGCGAAGGGCTACGACTTCGTCACCGTGTCGACGCTGGCCGGGCTCACCCGTGAGCAAACCATGCCGTCGCTGCCGCCCGGCTCGCTGTCGCGCTGGGCCGACCGCTCGGTCTTCCTCGCACTGGGCTGGTTCGGCCACCTGATCGGCTGGCTGCTGACCACCGCCATCACCCTGGGCGTGGCCCGGCTGCTGCTGCTCGGCGGCCTCGCCCTGTTCAACCGCTGGCAGGAACGCCGGCGCGTGATTCCGACCCTGCCGGATGACCCGCCGCTGGTCTCGGTGCTGATCCCCGCCTACAACGAGGAGAAGGTGATCGTCAGCTCGATCCGCCGCATTCTCAAGAGTCGTTACACCAACCTCGAGGTGATCGTGGTCGACGACGGCTCCACCGATGCCACCTCGGCAGTAGTGCGTGAGCACTACGCCAGCGAGCCACGCGTGCGGCTGATCAGCATCCCCAACGGCGGCAAGGCGCACGCGGTCAACACCGCGCTGCGCGAGTCGAACGGCGCGGTGGTGGTGGCACTGGATGCCGACACCCAGTTCGAGCCGCACACCATCTCGCGGCTGGTGCGCTGGTTCGCCGACCCGAAGGTCGGCGCCGTGGCCGGCAACGCCAAGGTCGGCAACCGGATCAACCTGATCACCTTGTGGCAGGCGCTGGAATACATCACCGCGCAGAATCTGGAACGCCGCGCGCTGGCCGCGCTGGGTGCGATCACCGTGGTGCCGGGCGCCGTCGGCGCGTGGCGGCGCGAGGCGCTGGAACAACTGGGTGGCTTTCCTGCCGACACGCTGGCGGAGGACCAGGACCTCACCATCGCGGTGCAGAAGGCCGGCTACCACACCCTGTTCGATGCCGAAGCGATCGCCTGGACCGAAGCGCCTGACACCGCCCGCGGCCTCGCCCGCCAGCGCTTCCGCTGGGCCTACGGCACCCTGCAATGCCTGTGGAAACACCGCGACGCCACCTTCAACCCGCGCTACGGCGCGCTCGGCACGGTGGCGCTGCCGCAGGTGTGGCTGTTCCAGATCCTGTTCTCGGTGGTGTCGCCACTGGTCGACCTGGTGCTGGTGTGGCAAATCGTCAGCACCGGCATGGACTACCTGCAGCACCGCGCCCAGTTCGACGACACAAACCTGCTGCGTATGCTGGCGTTCTACGCCGCCTTCATGGCGGTCGACCTGGGCGCCTCGGCGCTGGCCTTCGCGATGGAGAAGAAGGAGAAGTGGAGCCTGCTGTGGTGGCTCGTGCTGCAACGCTTCGGCTACCGCCAGCTGATGTACTACGTGGTGGTGCGCTCGGTCTGGACCGCCATCCGCGGTCCGTCGGTAGGCTGGGGCAAGCAGGAGCGCAAGGCGACGGTGAATGCCAGCGAGGAATTGAAATCATGA